The Petropleomorpha daqingensis genome includes a window with the following:
- a CDS encoding rod shape-determining protein, producing the protein MNLGIDLGTANTVVCDGRHGILFDEPSVLLVRAGGRHAKILAVGQEAADLLGRTSNGFVAVRPLQDGVVTDLETARSYLRTVLHKAGRRVWSSPVRAVLGVPVASTALENRALLEAAEEAGIRPATALDGAVAGAIGCGLDPMDRRVHLVVDVGGGTAEAVAFCFGGVLAHRTTKLGGDEMTVAVARYLREQHQLHVGELEAEQLKIRSAEDQGPLVAQGRDAATGRARLATVQAAEVAEAVRPITDEIVRTLAACLDDLPPQALADVLAEGVLVFGGSSRVQGFATELERGLGLPVKLAEEPLTCVAEGAARALRNRRLLAAYGRR; encoded by the coding sequence GTGAACCTCGGCATCGATCTGGGCACGGCGAACACCGTGGTGTGCGACGGCCGCCACGGCATCCTCTTCGACGAACCGTCGGTGCTGCTCGTGCGCGCCGGCGGCCGCCACGCGAAGATCCTGGCCGTCGGGCAGGAGGCGGCGGACCTGCTCGGGCGCACGTCCAACGGGTTCGTCGCCGTCCGGCCGCTCCAGGACGGCGTGGTGACCGACCTCGAGACGGCGCGGTCCTACCTGCGCACGGTGCTGCACAAGGCGGGCCGGCGCGTCTGGAGCTCGCCCGTCCGGGCGGTGCTCGGGGTGCCGGTCGCCTCCACCGCCCTGGAGAACCGTGCTCTCCTCGAGGCCGCCGAGGAGGCGGGCATCCGCCCGGCGACCGCGCTCGACGGAGCGGTCGCGGGTGCGATCGGGTGCGGGCTCGACCCGATGGACCGGCGGGTGCACCTGGTCGTCGACGTCGGCGGCGGCACCGCCGAGGCGGTGGCCTTCTGCTTCGGCGGGGTGCTCGCCCACCGCACGACCAAGCTCGGCGGCGACGAGATGACCGTGGCCGTCGCCCGCTACCTGCGCGAGCAGCACCAGCTGCACGTCGGCGAGCTCGAGGCGGAGCAGCTCAAGATCCGCAGCGCCGAGGACCAGGGGCCGCTCGTCGCCCAGGGCCGCGACGCCGCGACCGGCCGGGCGCGGCTGGCCACGGTGCAGGCCGCGGAGGTGGCCGAGGCGGTGCGGCCGATCACCGACGAGATCGTGCGCACGCTCGCCGCGTGCCTGGACGACCTGCCCCCGCAGGCGCTGGCGGACGTGCTCGCCGAGGGCGTGCTGGTCTTCGGCGGGTCCTCACGCGTCCAGGGGTTCGCCACCGAGCTGGAGCGCGGCCTGGGCCTGCCGGTCAAGCTCGCCGAGGAGCCCCTGACCTGCGTGGCCGAGGGCGCCGCCCGGGCCCTGCGCAACCGCCGGCTGCTCGCCGCCTACGGCCGGCGCTGA
- a CDS encoding methyltransferase — protein MAEEATGWGGAVWAAADLVTPMAIRVAATLRLADSIAAGTRTAADLAAAVHVDPDALARLMGHLVTAGVLTRTDGGFGLTAVGEQLRDDHPAGIRPWLDLEGAIGRADLCFVELLHTVRTGEPAYPRRFGRPYWDDLSADAGLFASFDALMGGRLAEDAPVVATAYPWGSLRSVVDVGGGDGTLLLAILREHPELRGTVVDLAGPAARAGRAIAAAGLGERADAVAGSFFDPLPAGAGGYLLSGVLHDWDDEPAGRILRRCAEAAGETGRVLVVDHVGGPVDTEGDLRMLAYVRGRERDLDQLASLAASAGLHLGSCTPAGTRTVAEFSRSPS, from the coding sequence ATGGCCGAGGAGGCGACGGGCTGGGGCGGCGCGGTGTGGGCGGCCGCGGACCTGGTGACCCCGATGGCGATCCGGGTGGCGGCGACGCTGCGTCTGGCCGACTCCATCGCGGCGGGCACGCGGACGGCCGCCGACCTGGCTGCCGCCGTGCATGTTGACCCTGACGCGCTGGCACGGCTCATGGGGCACCTGGTCACGGCCGGCGTGCTCACCCGGACCGACGGCGGCTTCGGCCTGACCGCCGTCGGCGAGCAGCTCCGCGACGACCACCCGGCCGGCATCCGGCCCTGGCTCGACCTGGAGGGCGCGATCGGCCGCGCCGACCTGTGCTTCGTCGAGCTGCTGCACACCGTGCGCACCGGCGAGCCGGCCTACCCGCGCCGGTTCGGCCGGCCGTACTGGGACGACCTGTCCGCCGACGCCGGCCTGTTCGCCTCGTTCGACGCGCTGATGGGCGGCCGGCTGGCCGAGGACGCGCCCGTCGTCGCGACCGCCTACCCCTGGGGCTCGTTGCGGTCGGTCGTGGACGTCGGCGGGGGCGACGGCACGCTGCTGCTGGCGATCCTGCGCGAGCACCCGGAGCTGCGCGGGACGGTGGTCGACCTGGCCGGTCCGGCGGCCCGTGCCGGACGGGCGATCGCCGCGGCCGGGCTGGGGGAGCGGGCGGACGCCGTCGCCGGCAGCTTCTTCGACCCGCTGCCCGCAGGCGCCGGCGGCTACCTGCTCTCCGGCGTCCTGCACGACTGGGACGACGAGCCCGCCGGCCGGATCCTGCGGCGCTGCGCCGAGGCGGCAGGGGAGACCGGGCGGGTGCTGGTCGTGGACCACGTCGGCGGCCCCGTGGACACGGAGGGCGACCTGCGCATGCTGGCCTACGTCCGCGGCCGTGAGCGCGACCTCGACCAGCTGGCGTCGCTGGCGGCGTCGGCCGGTCTGCACCTGGGGTCCTGCACGCCCGCCGGCACGCGCACGGTCGCCGAGTTCAGCCGCTCGCCCTCGTGA
- a CDS encoding aminoglycoside adenylyltransferase domain-containing protein, producing the protein MTPPDVITPYADLDELLLELLGHWQRILGANLAGAYVQGSFALGSGDRHSDCDWLVATHDALTEPQIARLRELHDEIPTRDGHWCHDLEGSYAPLAELASVEFLGRQWLFNDHGHRTLVWDDHCNRGYTRWILREHGIALTGPEPRSFLPPVPADLLRAEAAASLPTLLDDLATWVDIDALAWGQRYAVVTACRILFTLDTGEVASKRGALEWALRTVEPRWRRLLGQVRDERELGWQPHQAPRPGEAEAARAFVAHAVTRASG; encoded by the coding sequence GTGACCCCGCCCGACGTGATCACCCCCTACGCCGACCTCGACGAACTCCTCCTCGAGCTGCTCGGCCACTGGCAGCGGATCCTCGGCGCGAACCTCGCCGGTGCCTACGTGCAGGGCTCGTTCGCGCTCGGCAGCGGCGACCGGCACAGCGACTGCGACTGGCTGGTCGCCACGCACGACGCGCTGACCGAGCCGCAGATCGCCCGGCTGCGGGAGCTGCACGACGAGATCCCCACCCGGGACGGGCACTGGTGCCACGACCTCGAGGGCTCCTACGCGCCGCTCGCCGAGCTCGCCTCCGTGGAGTTCCTCGGCCGGCAGTGGCTGTTCAACGACCACGGGCACCGCACGCTCGTGTGGGACGACCACTGCAACCGCGGCTACACCCGCTGGATCCTCCGCGAGCACGGCATCGCGCTGACCGGCCCGGAACCGCGCTCGTTCCTGCCCCCGGTGCCCGCGGACCTGCTGCGCGCCGAGGCCGCCGCCTCGCTGCCGACCCTGCTCGACGACCTCGCGACGTGGGTCGACATCGACGCCCTCGCCTGGGGCCAGCGCTACGCGGTGGTCACGGCCTGCCGCATCCTCTTCACCCTCGACACCGGCGAGGTCGCGAGCAAGCGGGGTGCGCTGGAGTGGGCGCTGCGCACGGTGGAGCCGCGCTGGCGGCGGCTGCTGGGGCAGGTCCGCGACGAGCGGGAGCTCGGCTGGCAGCCGCACCAGGCACCGCGCCCCGGCGAGGCCGAGGCGGCGCGGGCCTTCGTGGCCCACGCCGTCACGAGGGCGAGCGGCTGA